One Osmerus eperlanus chromosome 23, fOsmEpe2.1, whole genome shotgun sequence DNA segment encodes these proteins:
- the serpine1 gene encoding LOW QUALITY PROTEIN: plasminogen activator inhibitor 1 (The sequence of the model RefSeq protein was modified relative to this genomic sequence to represent the inferred CDS: deleted 3 bases in 3 codons): MTRIYQLKPTAPLTFLLSASSSQDAVLPLCVFLSLGASGYCSLQDKQTDFGLRVFAEEASRNQGRNLVLSPYGVASVLGMAQLGAAGKMLKNLKSKMGFSLQERGMLRQQRLLQRDLSSEEGVEVAGSGVMVERKMTLEKGFRRSLGKAFQSYPNQLDFTRPDQALQIINAWVDDHTPPGTIPDFLPAGSLTDETRLVLLNALHFQGLWKVPFDDRMTEERLFTCANGSQVPVPMMRLINKFHYGEFVTPEGVDYDVIEVPYEGDSLSMLLLSPFEAEVPLSALTGELNRQRMQQWREELRNVKRQLALPRFTMDSDLDLKATLTSMGLGDLFNLATADFSRITNEERLCVSKFLQKVKLEVNEEGTKGSAATAAILFSRMAVEELTLNRPFLFLIQHKPTGAVLFAGQVNQPQEH; this comes from the exons ATGACCAGGAT CTACCAACTCAAACCCACAGCTCCACTAAcatttctcctctctgcctcatctTCCCAGGATGCTGTTCTGCCACTCTGTGTGTTCCTAAGTCTGGGGGCTTCTGGGTATTGTAGTCTCCAAGACAAGCAGACTGACTTTGGCCTGCGAGTGTTTGCCGAGGAGGCCTCCAGGAACCAGGGGAGAAACCTGGTCCTCTCCCCCTAC GGAGTGGCCTCCGTCCTGGGCATGGCTCAGCTGGGTGCTGCGGGCAAAATGCTGAAGAACCTGAAATCCAAGATGGGCTTCTCTCTGCAAG AGCGGGGCATGCTGAGGCAGCAGAGGCTGCTCCAGAGGGACCTGTCCAGCGAGGAGGGCGTGGAAGTGGCC GGCAGCGGCGTCAtggtggagaggaagatgacCCTGGAGAAGGGCTTCCGCCGCTCCCTGGGGAAAGCCTTCCAGAGCTACCCCAACCAGCTGGACTTCACCAGGCCCGACCAGGCCCTGCAGATCATCAACGCCTGGGTGGACGACCACACACCGCCG ggcaCCATCCCTGACTTCCTCCCCGCCGGCTCCCTGACGGATGAGACTCGGCTGGTCCTGCTGAACGCGCTC CACTTCCAGGGCCTGTGGAAGGTGCCCTTCGATGACAGGATGACAGAGGAGCGCCTCTTCACCTGCGCCAACGGCAGCCAGGTGCCAGTTCCCATGATGAGGCTGATCAACAAGTTCCACTATG GTGAGTTTGTCACCCCCGAGGGCGTGGACTATGACGTCATCGAGGTTCCGTACGAGGGCGACTCACTGAGCAtgctcctgctctcccccttcGAGGCCGAGGTGCCACTGAGCGCGCTCACCGGGGAGCTGAACAGACAGCGTATGCagcagtggagagaggagctgagGAACGTCAAACGCCAGCTGGCCCTgccgag GTTCACAATGGACTCTGACTTAGACCTGAAGGCCACTCTCACCAGCATGGGGCTGGGGGATCTGTTCAACCTGGCAACCGCTGATTTCTCCCGTATCACCA ATGAGGAAAGACTGTGCGTGTCCAAGTTCCTGCAGAAGGTCAAGCTCGAGGTGAATGAGGAAGGAACAAAAGGGTCGGCTgccacag CCGCCATCTTGTTCTCCCGCATGGCTGTGGAGGAGCTGACTCTGAACCgaccctttctcttcctcatccAGCACAAACCCACAG GTGCTGTCCTGTTCGCCGGACAGGTCAACCAGCCACAGGAACACTAG
- the ap1s1 gene encoding AP-1 complex subunit sigma-1A: MMRFMLLFSRQGKLRLQKWYTATAERDKKKMVRELMQVVLARKPKMCSFLEWRDLKIVYKRYASLYFCCAVEEQDNELITLEVIHRFVELLDKYFGSVCELDIIFNFEKAYFILDEFLMGGEIQDTSKKSVLKAIEQADLLQEEDESPRSVLEEMGLA; the protein is encoded by the exons ATG ATGCGTTTCATGCTGCTGTTCAGCCGGCAGGGGAAGCTGCGTCTGCAGAAGTGGTACACGGCCACGGCGGAGCGGGACAAGAAGAAGATGGTGCGTGAGCTGATGCAGGTGGTGCTGGCCAGGAAGCCCAAGATGTGCAGCTTCCTGGAGTGGAGGGACCTCAAGATCGTCTACAAGAG atacgCCAGCCTGTACTTCTGCTGtgcggtggaggagcaggataATGAACTGATCACCCTGGAGGTCATCCATCGCTTCGTAGAGCTGCTGGACAAGTACTTTGGCAGT gTGTGTGAGCTGGACATCATCTTCAACTTTGAGAAGGCCTACTTCATCCTGGATGAGTTCCTGATGGGCGGCGAGATTCAGGACACGTCTAAGAAGAGCGTGCTCAAAGCCATCGAGCAGGCCGACCTGCTGCAGGAG GAGGATGAGTCTCCACGTAGCGTGCTGGAAGAGATGGGTTTGGCGtag
- the vgf gene encoding neurosecretory protein VGF, with protein sequence PPPQPCAPHRPICVAMIGGRNTTSALTLLVLLDLFSLIRVSTSTPLTAGGRGLNEGQERGPLPGPTAPHGEGEPREGGPLVRGEEVERGKEEEDELFKDVDPRTLAAVLLQALNKPEGGRWTGGEGEEEKKEEQEKEERAAEGADRDRDGRQELELVMAAAQGKEEREREEEEEKKKAQEEEERLTEKVTSRTSSQTVPVKKEQAATLADGGEGEGGGGGEEVTGKEVGAREEEEEEEEQLSPEEVKNLETMMEEFQSYSTANKREREREMEKEREEERNRESLVQRESRGYSQEKDQGLLENEIKSKPNGHQLALSKKKLKWQEETQKGLNFPTFRGGNFMDDFDNNLAQRQHPAPAPAEEDAEEEEEEEALSLEEEEARARAEQEEVGRQAAEAQRAKAEEEKLADIASDMLLRYMVKQDRGGRKYADKNRKKALSFSDGNAAEDKRSDEEAVAGGDDDDDIDPQTIDKLIEISSKLHLPADDVVDIISDVEKKKKKDAPGGPEGGAGSPWLRPLVVSNSVQDFPSLPRSSSPKQASPPVNPLKAWFKEKLPMKHSQQDPWVAKPPKPFLGPSTSYPSSYPSFPAYQKPYRGYYPVYFPPPKPPKSRYYQKPQAPLSLSDFLGNSLDYELDFSPKRRYHAWVQPRQRKPPSPSSLRRNLYFPSYALPPRQRTFSPYPVPAPKPRAPSWGQGRRRPAYFYPPPAPPLVSREEDYYGQAAPRSDSTEDLENYIQQVLRKRPRMFQ encoded by the coding sequence ccccccccccaaccgtgCGCTCCACACCGTCCGATCTGTGTGGCCATGATCGGGGGTCGCAACACCACAAGTGCCCTTaccctcctggtcctcctggaTCTGTTCTCCCTGATCCgggtctccacctccactcccctcacaGCAGGGGGACGGGGCCTGAACGAAGGCCAGGAACGGGGACCTCTCCCTGGGCCGACAGCCCCCCATGGAGAGGGGGAGCCGCGGGAAGGAGGGCCTCTcgtcaggggggaggaggtggaaagagggaaggaggaggaggacgagttgTTTAAGGACGTCGACCCCAGAACTCTGGCCGCCGTTCTCCTGCAGGCTCTGAACaagccagagggagggaggtggacgggcggagagggggaggaggagaagaaggaggagcaagaaaaggaggagagagcggcAGAGGGGGCCGACAGAGACAGGGACGGGCGGCAGGAGCTCGAGCTGGTCATGGCGGCAGCTCAGGGAaaggaggagcgagagagggaggaggaggaggagaagaagaaggcgcaggaagaggaggagaggttgacGGAGAAGGTCACCAGCCGCACCAGCAGTCAGACGGTGCCGGTTAAGAAGGAGCAGGCCGCGACGCTAGCagacggaggagaaggagagggaggaggaggaggagaggaggtgacggGGAAGGAGGTCGGtgccagagaagaagaagaggaggaagaggagcagttgAGTCCGGAGGAGGTGAAGAACCTGGAGACCATGATGGAGGAGTTTCAGAGCTACAGCACGGCCaacaagagggagagggaacgcgagatggagaaggagagagaggaggagagaaacagggagtccCTTGttcagagggagagcagaggctaCAGCCAGGAGAAGGACCAAGGGCTTCTGGAGAACGAGATCAAGTCCAAACCCAATGGCCACCAGCTGGCTTTGTCCAAGAAGAAACTGAAATGGCAAGAGGAGACTCAGAAGGGGCTTAACTTCCCCACCTTCAGAGGAGGCAACTTCATGGACGACTTTGACAACAACTTAGCCCAGCGCCAGCACCCGGCTCCTGCTCCGGCCGAGGAGgacgcggaggaggaggaggaagaggaggctctgagcctggaggaggaggaggcgcggGCCAGggcggagcaggaggaggtcgGGAGACAAGCGGCGGAGGCTCAGCGCGctaaagcagaggaggagaagctggCAGACATAGCGTCCGACATGCTCCTGCGCTACATGGTCAAGCAGGACAGAGGGGGCAGGAAGTACGCCGACAAAAACAGGAAGAAGGCGCTCTCCTTCTCCGACGGCAACGCCGCGGAGGACAAGCGGTCCGACGAGGAGGCGGTCGCCGGGggcgacgacgacgacgacattGACCCCCAGACCATCGACAAGCTGATCGAGATCTCCAGCAAGCTCCATCTCCCCGCGGACGACGTGGTGGACATCATCAGCGAcgtggagaagaagaagaagaaagacgcTCCGGGGGGGCCGGAGGGGGGCGCCGGGTCGCCGTGGCTACGGCCGCTGGTGGTCTCCAACTCCGTCCAGGACTTCCCCTCGCTTCCGCGAAGCTCCTCCCCCAAGCAGGCCTCTCCTCCCGTCAACCCCCTCAAGGCTTGGTTCAAGGAGAAGCTCCCCATGAAACACAGTCAACAGGATCCGTGGGTCGCCAAGCCTCCCAAGCCCTTTCTCGGACCCTCCACCTCCTACCCTTCCTCCTACCCATCCTTCCCCGCCTACCAGAAGCCTTACAGGGGCTACTACCCGGTCTACTTCCCCCCTCCCAAGCCTCCCAAGTCTCGCTACTACCAGAAGCCCCAGGCTCCGTTGTCCCTCAGTGACTTCCTGGGGAACTCCCTGGACTACGAGCTGGACTTCTCCCCCAAGAGGAGGTACCACGCCTGGGTGCAGCCCAGACAGCGGAAGCCTCCCTCGCCCTCGTCCCTCCGACGGAACCTCTACTTCCCCAGCTACGCCCTCCCCCCGCGCCAGCGGACATTCAGCCCATACCCCGTGCCCGCGCCCAAACCCAGGGCCCCTTCCTGGGGGCAGGGCCGTCGTAGGCCCGCCTACTTCTACCCTCCACCGGCGCCTCCCCTGGTCTCCCGAGAGGAAGATTACTACGGGCAGGCGGCGCCTCGCAGCGACAGCACAGAGGATCTGGAAAACTACATCCAGCAGGTGCTCAGGAAGAGACCCCGGATGTTCCAGTAA